From Solanum stenotomum isolate F172 chromosome 2, ASM1918654v1, whole genome shotgun sequence:
TCGTGATAGTTATCATGGATTGAAAAGGACGAGCTAATAGCAACGCAAAAGTTTCATACAAAGGTGCCTTGAACAGGCTGGGAAAAGACGTTTAGAGCGGAGGAAAAACCAATCCAAAAGGGACGGATGAAAGGGAAAATTACTGTAATTTTTGGTTAGCTGACTAAGAGCGGATGAGGCGGGCAAGGAGAGCGGTATTGCTATAGGTTCGATTCATCAATGTTAGTATCTCAGTCACAAATTGATGTTGTCCTCAAAATACCCCTTAGTTTTTACTCAACTATATCCGTAGTATTAGGAATTTGACCACCCGGATGTTCTTATGGATCTCGATATGTTTGGCTAACTACGATGGAATAGAGCCATTCTAAGTAGAACCCCTTCTTACGATATGTCAGATAGAGCGGGATCAGTCACATAATAGCCCCCAGTCTTTTCCTTACGATGATTCATGCCTTGCTCGTGCCGTAAGAATGTCGTATGCAAATGAATTCACTTTTGGTATTGAATAAATGGGCGAAAACCCGATGCAGCAACTTGCGAGGGGTTGTGCTTTGCTACTTCCTTAGGTTTCCATCTATTGTATTTATCTACTTGGGAATGAATTCGTCCGTCAAACCCGCCATTTGTATGCACCCGAACATGTTCAATCGACCTTCAGCGTAAGCGACTTCTTACTACTATAGGCTCTAGTTAGGACTTAGATATGAACACCCCCCTTCGTTAGAATCCACTCTAAAGTTTCTTAGTTAACAGGGATCGTTCAGTAATGACCTAGTCTTTCGCGAGACTTCAGGTTTACCTCTTTTGTTGGTCTCGACTTCTCCATGATGATCGCATTTTGTACCCCTACTAAGAACTTGAGAGACGGAACTATGACTCACGGAAGTGGTATATTAGTGCCTTTTGCGGTAAATCCTTGCTTGACTTGTTGATCATCTATCATTACTGGCGAAGCAAGCATACCGATAATCAACTCGCTTGAGAGAACAATTCGAGCAGGAAGACCCCTAGCCAGCCCAAGCAAAAAAGAGGAACTAAGGTCAACTAATGCTTAAATCATACAAATTTGGACATCTATGCCAGTTCCGGTCCGTCCATCTTCCTCTATCTCAATAGCTTTTAAAATCGAGTGATTTGATTTGCTTACATCGGAGGATGGTCTAAAGTTGGCCCTTGCTATCAGTCCAACCAAGGGCACCCTTTCCTATTCCCCTTAGTCGATGGAGTAAACAAACCCAGATTCTAATATGGGTTGAGTAGTGAGTTCCACTTTCTCTTCCGCAGCAAGCCTAGTCTACTTTTGTGAAGTCAACAAGGCCTTACATTTACCGTTGTTCCCAGACCATGGCGTATACCACCATTGCATTAGCATAAGAAGAATACACATATTAGTAGGGAATGTTCCTAACTCCTAACCTCTAGACTAAAACTTCACCTGAAAGCAAGCTTGAGAGCAAAGGAACCCACGCATTACACTACCAATCCTTGGGCTTGGGATTTACTTATTCTTATTTACAACAAAGGAAAAGCCCAGCCAAGTTCTTCTAAAGTCATTCTTTCTGGCAACTATCTAATATCGGTCAAGAGCTGCCATTGGATGAACTTTCATCAATTCCCTTTTCGGTTTGGATTTCAAGAGGTGTCAACCATAAAAAAAAGATCTTGTCCTTCAAAGATCGATCTGATAATTGGTTAAGTAAGGTAGTcgcttctctttttctttataccGCTCTGCGAGCAGAGTGAATTAATATAAATCTTTCCAAATATGAGGAGAAAAGTGAGATTGTTGTCCGATCTTTATCGTCGAATCCCCAAATGTGCATCGTCGAGTGTTTCAGCCGATCCCTAATCTCCCAGTATCAATATTTCGGCTGCTTAAGCCGTTACAGGTACAAAAGTGGCTACAACGGAGCAGCTTACTCCTAAGATGGATTTACCGATTGAACTAGATTTACCCACCCTGTTCACGGAGATTGTTGTAGGTTCCGTAGTTGCAAGAATTTCTCACGATTGGGTTGGTGTGAAGTCTACCGCCTGTCTTGCCTATGCTTTGCATGAACATCTCAATGTCCAAGATAAAAAGAATGAGGGGAGGAATCGACGAGGTGAGTGTTCTCGAAGAGAAAATAGTGATGGAAAAAGAGTGAGGAGAATTTGAAAGTCGAGATGTCAGAAGGTACAAAATATGGGTGCAGGAGTTGCTACAACTGCTTAAGAGGGAGCTGCTATCGGTATTAGAAACGTCCTTAGATCCTCGATTCATTCCGTGGCGCAAAATCCATCATTGGCAAAACAATTATTTGGTTATGCCATTTCGGGCTTTGCTCTAACCGAAGCTATTGCATCGTTTGCCCCAATGACGACCTATTTCATCTCATTCGTATTCCAAGTTCGTTAGTAATCATTTATGGTGGGTGGATATGCAGGAAGGAATCCATGTTGTTAGACTAACTGGCCGAGAAAGCGAGTGAGGTTCCTGCTATGGTGAAGTGAAAGATCTTTCACTATAGTGGGAAGAAGACAGGTGGGAGCGAGTCGAGCGAGAGCAAAGCAAGTTTCAGTGGTGGGTTGTCTTCGCGGTCCCATTTCGTCAGCTTTTTCTAGGCAATAGTCGCTCGAATCGAAGTAAAGGTGAGGATTGGAACCCACATTGGTCTATCCCAGCTTTGATAGGCGTAGAAATTAGTTGTTGAGCTACTTCTCAGTGAGTTACTTACGGAGAGGCCGTCGAGAGAGATTTGCATATGTTAGCTAGCCTCATATCTTTCTCAATGTCCAGACATCTATCCAATGCCTTCTTGCTTTTCGGCCTTTCACTTCCCGCTTGAGGAGCAGTATCTAGATGTTCGAGTAGCTTTGATTTAttctaagtcattttttacaAGACCAGTTTGAAGCCTGGATTTTGAATTCGATTCTATCCTGCTTGGTAAATAAGGTAGTTTTTTCTTGCTTTGAAGAGAGACCTTGAGGGGGAACAACTGACCTAAGCAACTTGTGGTCTGATTGCGCCATTAGCgaaatcatcttttttttctGCGCTagacaagaagaagaaaggggcAAAAGTAAGCCTTCAAGAAAAGGTTCCTAACTCATTTGAACTTTCGGTCGGGGTAACTAAAAATAAATCCATGACCGAGTTACCAGAGCTATAACATGGGTCTATGCCCCTTTTACCCTCTATCAGTGGAACTACTTAAGCTGGTTGTCCCAACTAAAAGCAAAAATCAGATTTGGAATCAGAGGTATTTCACGGGATAGCCTTTCTGACAAGCACTTTTTAGTGATATCAGTTTGATTTTGACCGAACTATTCCCACCTAAACATAAAGAGCTTAGATTGTCTCATTGTGAAATGTTCGCATCCAAGTCGTTATTCCTTAATGAGAAGAGGCATAAAGAGATAGTTTTGTCATGTCTCTATTTCGACCAAGGTTATTTGTCTAATAGAAAGTGTTCTCCTGCAGCTGTTGAAGTTTGTATATCGAAAATGGACGATCTCTTCCTCATTTTCATATGTGTGTTTGGTGATTTGTGTCTTGGGTCATCGATTTCTCGAAGGAGACTTTGAATGTGAGCTCTGGAGGTGCCTGTGTTACTAGGGTGTCTCCCCTGTGCTTCTCTTTAGCAAGACTTCGCACGGACGACTTGATTCCTTATTCAGATTTCGAACTGTTATTAAGCGGTCATATCTCTCAATTTGTTGAGGTTGTAAGGGGGGTCATCCCCTTTCATTTTGAACTTCGTGAGTATGTATGTCATGGCACGCTCATTCCCCACCCAGAGATAAAAATCCTCTTAACCATCTCAAACTCCGAGTGCTTTCCAAGGTTAGGGATGGTGGGGCCTTATACCCGAATTAATGGAATTCATTCAATGCGTAGACAGATCGGGGTCGAAATTGGTATGGTACCTAGAAATATCAtaggagaagaaagaattacTTCCGAGCTCTGCTGTGTCTTTCAAACTAAAAATATCATCATAAGTCAATAAGTGAGTGAGATTGGATTCTAGGCTTGATGAGATGTTAGGTATGCCCGTTGTGTAGAGAAAGACGAAGAAAGATTCTTTCATGTGAAAGAGTTCCTTCTTCTGTCGAGATTTTGTTCCTTAAGGTGTGCCCCTAGCCAGAGTTTTACTATAAATGATGCACCTGCTTATTGGCCTTCTATCTCTCGTGAACACCGGAGAGCTACCGATGGTGGAAACAACTATCTATCAATAACGAGATGACCGAGGTAGCGTGCGCCGCTCTGTCAAAGCTTGATTCCAGGTGAAGGTGAAACTCCCAGGTGCTGGCTCTGGTTTTCTGTAGCTGTCGTGGATCCTCTCTCGGTTAGGGTCTCCCCCTTACCTACTCCCTTACTCGCTCTCTTTGCTGCGAATTCCCTGTGTTAAGCATATGGGCTCTGAAGCCCAGTAAGCACTTTCAGACGACTGCCTGAATAAATTAGGAGGGCAGGACCATCTTTCACTATACTTAGATGAAGCCCCTGGGATTATTGAACTTAAATCAGTGCACAAGCCTATGCAAACATGTTTAAAAGCgaaaaataaatttctcttTTTGAGCTCCAATTGGACAAATTTTCTTTGACTTTTGAAGAGTTGCCTACAGAAAAATAGGGAATTACTTTCTACCAGGCTTAGGAATTCTACTCTCTatgactttttatttattttatttttttccttaaagtaGCGCAAGGCGAGCCGAGGTTGCTGGACCACTAGATTGTTGGACTGGCACCACAGGCAAGAAGCTTTTATGTTTTACAGAAAACCAACTTAACCGAATAGCTGAGGAAAGAATTGCCCTAGCCGAAAAGGCTTTTGAAAGGGCTACATTCTTCAGCATGGTGTTGCCGGGATCGCcccaaaacaaaaaagataacATCTATCTCATTTCCAAGGATGAGATAGATGAGCTTGATCTTACCCAACGCTTCAAAACGGTCAGAAAATGGAACAAGGAGTCCGTAGTGGGTTCCCTGGAGAGTGGCTTCTGGTTGATGATAGTCGAAGAGAATATTAGGTTTTGACGCTCGAGATAATATTTCCCTTGACTGTAAGGAAGGGaaacaacatttttttcattcttttcttatgAGATCGTGTACAACAACCTTAACTGCACAAGCCTGGGCTGGTCCTACCTCAATCCCTAGAGGAGCCGTATGAGGCAGATGCTCCACGTACGGTTTTGAAGCTAAGCCTTTCCACCAATGGGGCCTAGGGACCGATATAATGATTGCTTTAGCTAGGGCGGCCGGCCTACTATGGGCACCTGTAGGGATTAGTGTGTGAGACCGCGATCCACAAACTGACGCATTGGACTCACCCTTTACTTGGGAATAGAGAAGGGAAACATAGCATGCCACAAGAGTGAGGCGAGGGTTTGAACCCTACTGCGACAGGGACGCCTCACGAGCCGGCCTTTTAGAGATGAAGCTTTTTGGCGAAGCCAAATCAATTTCAGGCCACCAAACCCTGTAACTGATAAGAAGGCCCTATGGATTAAAGGGAAGCGTGTACGTTGTCACACTCCCTGCCTTCCAAAGGTTCCTAGAGGAATGGCGAGACATAGTAGAGCGACGACTGGGGAGCGGGTTCCTCACGAGAAGGGGGACATGAGACGGCCATCTTAAGGAACATCACGACCTACAAACATTACCGGCAAGACTTGGGAAAGCAACCCGATTGGGTTTCAGAGGATCCATAGTACCTGCAACCTCCTGGACttcatattcatcattttttgaAAGTGAGGGGAAGGAATCTCTTTTCTACAATGGATAAAAAGGGAGCAGATTTGACTCGACAGAACCTAACGATACATCCAATACCAATGATATGTGCCTAGAATGCGTTGCTAGATCTCTGCTCTAGAATGTTATACAAGCAAAAACGAACGCGCTGTGACCCCGGGCTTCCCTTTCATTACTTCTTTCATGACGAGAGAACCGCGTCCGGACCAGTCGTAGTGGTGGTTAATGTTCTTTAAATAAAAGCTCTGTTGAACCCCTACTTGAAATGGAGAATAGCAGAGTTGTTGTACAGCCTAAGGTCTTTTCCTACAGAGAAAGCAGCTAACTACCTGCAAATTCTGACCTGGACCCTTCTATTGCAACTATGAGCTTTTTGATCTACTTTATCGTATAAAAGCAAAAGTATGCCGAAATGGACAAATTCATTGTAAGTCTTTCGGTGTCTTCCTTATGTGTGATGCATGTGCCCTGTTCAAATAGATTATTCTTGTCATTTAGTAGCATTCAAATGGTTTATCTTAGAAATAAAATTCCAGAGGATTGGCCTCTTGCTAGCTAATTTACCGACTAAGTTAGTAAGTGATTGAGGGCTACCTCTCCCCAACTCTTACCACAGGCTGGCTTCGACAGATGTCAGAGTGAATCCGATTCTTcgaatcaattatttttacaaatccAACCCCGCGCGTGGATGTTGAAAAGTGTGTGAATGGCATACGCAAGATTGGGGATGGATAACGGAAATTCATTTATTATAGTCAGCTAGGAAGCACTAGCTAGGCAAGTCATACTGGGAATGGACTCCACCCCGATTAAGATCCTCTAAAAGGGTATAGAGCTTCTCCAACAACTCTTCCCTAGTAGCGGTCCTAGGATTATCTAGGGCCCGAGCCCTATGTTTCTCCCAATCGCCCTCCGGATCAAGAGGCGCCATCCTCTTTATTATGTCAACTTTGACCTCGACCGAGCCACCAGGAGACTGGTAGTCGTACTAACAGCTTGAAGGCTTGTCTTGAAGGCGTGCCCCCGACCCCCAACACAGGAACAAGACTAAGACGTTTCGTTTccatttttttggttaaaagcATCGCATAGGGGAGGTTTATACTATAGATGTACGCTAAGGAATATTATTAGTGAGACAGATGTATAAAATGCATATGTACTATAGcttcaaaagaaaatagatCCTTATTCGAGTGTTCTGGTGGTTCCCCCTTCTGGTCTACTATCATTTTTTCACCGCCGGTAGACTACTTTGGCCCACCAAATGGGACAACCAAAGTAGATGGCTCGGCTCCCTCTTGCTCTGGTCTACACTCCCCTTGTGAGTCTCCACTCTCATGTACTACTCTACTATAAACAAACAGAACTATTACAGATAGACTAGAACATTTCCTATGTCAAACCATTCGATTGAATGCAATCTCTGATGTCAATGATACGAAAAAGGGATATATACAATGAATGGAATATACTGCTAGAGTATTTGAAAGCATCTGCAAAGCCAGCAACGGGCACAATCGATCGTAGATCCCACATGATGCCTTGTACCCTCACCCAACCTTGTATCTCGCCTGTCGACTTTAGTCGAGCTAACTTTCGATCGAGGAAAATCGGTGAAAAGTGTTTGTAGCGTCAATTCCTTTCGGTGTACATCTTACCCAAAACAAAATACCAGAAAACATAAGTTGTCGGCTCTTATTGCACTTGAAGGAGGAATAAGACCAAAAAGAAGAACTAACGACAGGAAGAGAAGATAGTTAGTTTCTAAAGGCTGGACCAATCAAACCATATCGGGAGCAAGGAGCACATATTCTTTATTACTGACTTTTCGTGGTTGATCGCACCAACAGGAGTCGGTGTTTGTGAGTATGAGAACATTCTTTATTGCAAGATGTTCGTCCACCCGCCTCCTTCGGTCAACTCAAACAAGAGGCCAGGAAGGACATTGTTGAAGGCTCACTGAGTGCTTCTAGGTTAAAGGGAAGCACTAGACTCACTCCACGGGAACTCGCTTTTCGGTTTGCTTTAGATTTGGCATTCATTCCCCCTCCCTTTCCTGGATTTTGCGTTATTGTCTGTTATGCTAGCCTATGATGGATGAAGGCCTTTCATTTTGGCTCTGTAGGGCTACCCTATGGTATGGGCTGTTATCTCAAAGGCTTGGTTAGGCTCTTCTTGTTGGAGTATCCTCGCTCAGAGGCTAAAATgaattctctcttttattttgggaGTGCCTGAAGAGACCTGCTTACTGGAAGGTACCATTCACAAAGAATGGTGAAAGGTTACCTACCCTAGGATCCTCCTTATCTTACAGAGGTTTACTACGAGCCATACCCAGTGAGATACATATTGCCCAAATGGAACCTAAAATATAGGATGGGTGATCCATAAGATCATTTGGCGAGGTTCAGCCCTCAGCGTGGGGATCTTCCTGGAAATCAAAACTTATTTTGTTAAGGAACGAAGTAGCCCGTCGCTTACCCGCGGTTCTCTTGGTATACCCACATGTGTGCCTCCTAATTCCGTGAAGTCCTTGGAGCATGTGCGATTTATTCAGGATCCATGTCAAGAAAGAAGTTAgtcacttattttttattttttgttaaaatgtCTGGACTCGAAGAGGGAGTCGATTCACGAACTTCACCATTTCCTAGGTCCTTATCGCCTTTCCCCGGTTCAGGGTATGggttatttctttatgtttaaagTCCCGGTGTGAACTCCCCTACTGATCAGACTCCGACGGATTCTTAAAAAGAGAGGAGCCGTGGTGGTCCCCCCCGGACCGCCCGGATCCCACGAGTGAATCAAAAGTTGGATCTACATTAGATCTCACCCAAATCACCCCATCTATCCTCCTGAGGAGGATTTTGGTTTCAAACCCCAGTTCGAACAGGAGTATGCCATGCTAATGTGCCTTGGATGATCCATATCTTAGGTTCAGGCGCCGATGAGCACATTGAAGTATCCATGTGGCTGAGAGCCCTCACCACCCAGGCACAACGACACAATTATCTGAGGCGGGTTCTACCACTGAGCTAATAGCCCGTCGTGCGAGCCTCCAACTGGGGGCCTGCTATGCCAAAAGCAAGAGAAATGCCATCCCTCTCTTTCCTTTTTCCACCCCCATTTTGCCACACGGGGGGAACATGGGGACGTAAAAAGGGGGGTCCTATCAACTTGTTCCGACCTAGGATAATAAGCTCATAAGCTTAGTCTTACTTTACCCTCGAGAAAGGAAAGAAGACTTCCATCTCCAAGTTTAACTTAGAGGTATCTCCGTTATTTTTTTAGTGGTGTGAAGCAGCGTCAAACCAAAATACCTAACAAGCATTAGCTCTCCCTGAAAAGGAGGTGATCCAGCCGCACCTTCCAGTATGGCTACCTTGTTACGATTTCACTACCCCTGCCTTCGGCATCCCCCTCCTTACGGTTAAGGTAACGACTTCGGGCATGGCCAGCTCCCATAGTGTGACGGGTGGTTTGTACAAGGCCCGGGAATGAATTCACCATCGTATGGCTGACCAGTGATTACTAGTGATTTTGACTTCATGCAGGCGAGTTGCAGCCTGCATTCAGAACTGAGGACGGGTTTTTGGGGTTAGTTTACCCCCACGAGATCGCGACCCTCTGTCCCCACCATTGTAGCACGTCTGTCGCCCAGGGCATAACTGGTATGATGACTTGACGTCATCATCACCTTCCTCCGGCTTATCACCGGCAGTCTGTTCAGGGTTCCAAACTAAACAATGACAACTAAACATGAGGGTTGCGCTCGTTGCGGGACTTAACATAACACCTTACAGCACAAGCTGACGACATGCATGCACCACCTGTGTCCGTGTTACCGAAGGCACCCCTCTCTTTCAAGAGGATTCGCGGCATGTAAAGCCTTGGTAAGGTTTTGCACATTGTATCAAATTAAACCACATGCTCCACCGCTTGTGAGTTAtgaaattttccaaaataaaaattggactTTGCCTTAGTTTTATTTGGTAGGTCCAAGGCAAGGGGCATTTtcgtaaatattaattttagttaaattaaaaagtgggtatattttatattatttctaatttctatatatggtattaaaacttttaaaaaggtttgctttaattcattcttcaaaaaaaaaaggggttCTCTCTAGAACACCATTGAAGGCAAAGGtcaagttggagctagggtttcgaATTGAAGGTTTCTTGCATCaaattttcgtgggttttctCAATACtaaggtatggtggctcttTATCTGAAGCTAGTTTTCGCTTTAGAACCAATTTCAAAGGGTTTTCAAAATCTCAAAAGTTATGAAAAACTTCTATTTGTTACTCTACtcaagggttcttgcattaaatggttttaaatgatggattgtgatattgttgatattaaattgatgttttcaagtgaaaaatctcatgaacccttgatttcacaaatttctatatttgaCTTACGAAATGGGTTTGTTGATAATGATTGGGTATTGATGAATTTATGCTTAGAATAGATTGTattgttgatgtttatgattttctatatCTATTGATTAATGTTGAGGATGGCTTTNNNNNNNNNNNNNNNNNNNNNNNNNNNNNNNNNNNNNNNNNNNNNNNNNNNNNNNNNNNNNNNNNNNNNNNNNNNNNNNNNNNNNNNNNNNNNNNNNNNNNNNNNNNNNNNNNNNNNNNNNNNNNNNNNNNNNNNNNNNNNNNNNNNNNNNNNNNNNNNNNNNNNNNNNNNNNNNNNNNNNNNNNNNNNNNNNNNNNNNNNNNNNNNNNNNNNNNNNNNNNNNNNNNNNNNNNNNNNNNNNNNNNNNNNNNNNNNNNNNNNNNNNNNNNNNNNNNNNNNNNNNNNNNNNNNNNNNNNNNNNNNNNNNNNNNNNNNNNNNNNNNNNNNNNNNNNNNNNNNNNNNNNNNNNNNNNNNNNNNNNNNNNNNNNNNNNNNNNNNNNNNNNNNNNNNNNNNNNNNNNNNNNNNNNNNNNNNNNNNNNNNNNNNNNNNNNNNNNNNNNNNNNNNNNNNNNNNNNNNNNNNNNNNNNNNNNNNNNNNNNNNNNNNNNNNNNNNNNNNNNNNNNNNNNNNNNNNNNNNNNNNNNNNNNNNNNNNNNNNNNNNNNNNNNNNNNNNNNNNNNNNNNNNNNNNNNNNNNNNNNNNNNNNNNNNNNNNNNNNNNNNNNNNNNNNNNNNNNNNNNNNNNNNNNNNNNNNNNNNNNNNNNNNNNNNNNNNNNNNNNNNNNNNNNNNNNNNNNNNNNNNNNNNNNNNNNNNNNNNNNNNNNNNNNNNNNNNNNNNNNNNNNNNNNNNNNNNNNNNNNNNNNNNNNNNNNNNNNNNNNNNNNNNNNNNNNNNNNNNNNNNNNNNNNNNNNNNNNNNNNNNNNNNNNNNNNNNNNNNNNNNNNNNNNNNNNNNNNNNNNNNNNNNNNNNNNNNNNNNNNNNNNNNNNNNNNNNNNNNNNNNNNNNNNNNNNNNNNNNNNNNNNNNNNNNNNNNNNNNNNNNNNNNNNNNNNNNNNNNNNNNNNNNNNNNNNNNNNNNNNNNNNNNNNNNNNNNNNNNNNNNNNNNNNNNNNNNNNNNNNNNNNNNNNNNNNNNNNNNNNNNNNNNNNNNNNNNNNNNNNNNNNNNNNNNNNNNNNNNNNNNNNNNNNNNNNNNNNNNNNNNNNNNNNNNNNNNNNNNNNNNNNNNNNNNNNNNNNNNNNNNNNNNNNNNNNNNNNNNNNNNNNNNNNNNNNNNNNNNNNNNNNNNNNNNNNNNNNNNNNNNNNNNNNNNNNNNNNNNNNNNN
This genomic window contains:
- the LOC125856044 gene encoding LOW QUALITY PROTEIN: uncharacterized protein LOC125856044 (The sequence of the model RefSeq protein was modified relative to this genomic sequence to represent the inferred CDS: substituted 2 bases at 2 genomic stop codons), which produces MPRILLKERGAFGNTDTGGACMSSACAVRCYTAGDKPEEGDDDVKSSYQLCPGRQTCYNGGDRGSRSRGGNHTMVNSFPGLVQTTRHTMGAGHARSRYLNRKEGDAEGRGSEIVTRALSHMDTSMCSSAPEPKIWIIQGTLEDRWGDLGEIXCRSNFXFTRGIRAVRGGPPRLLSF